The following are encoded in a window of Roseivirga misakiensis genomic DNA:
- the ilvN gene encoding acetolactate synthase small subunit, translating to MIQSFTISIFSENSIGLLHRITSIFTKRHLSIESLNTSESEQESVFRFTVVVKAEEELVQKIVKQIEKQVEVIQAVYHLDEETVFQEIALYKLSTEKASENNLVERLIRDSHARILSMEPEYMIIEKTGHKEETQELLEFLRPLGLKEFVRSGRVSVIRPKIELQKER from the coding sequence GTGATCCAGTCATTTACCATATCGATATTTTCCGAAAACAGCATTGGTTTACTGCATAGAATTACGTCTATTTTTACTAAAAGACATTTGAGTATTGAGAGTCTAAACACCTCAGAATCAGAACAAGAAAGCGTTTTTCGATTTACAGTGGTAGTGAAGGCCGAGGAAGAGCTCGTTCAGAAAATCGTCAAACAAATCGAGAAGCAAGTCGAAGTTATTCAAGCAGTCTATCATCTCGATGAAGAGACAGTTTTTCAAGAGATAGCGCTTTATAAACTATCTACTGAGAAGGCTTCAGAAAATAATTTGGTCGAAAGACTAATCCGCGATTCTCATGCGCGTATTCTCTCCATGGAGCCGGAATATATGATTATCGAGAAAACAGGGCATAAAGAAGAAACACAGGAGTTGCTGGAGTTTTTAAGACCTCTGGGTTTGAAGGAATTTGTACGGTCGGGCAGAGTATCTGTAATCCGACCAAAAATAGAATTACAGAAAGAAAGATAA
- the ilvC gene encoding ketol-acid reductoisomerase has product MALINFGGVEENVITRDEFPLAKAQEVLANETVAIIGYGVQGPGQSLNLQDNGIKVIVGQRQESKTWDKAIADGWEPGISLFPIEEALERASIICYLLSDAAQIQLWPVVKKHLTAGKMLYFSHGFGVAYAEKTGIIPPADVDVALVAPKGSGTSLRRLFLEGKGLNSSFAIHQDATGKAKDRIVALGIGVGSGYLFETTFIKEVTSDLTGERGTLMGAIQGLFMAQYEVLRANGHSPSEAFNETVEEATQSLYPLVAENGMDWMYANCSTTAQRGALDWKDKFHAATKPVFEELYASVVAGTEAQRSIDSNSQTDYREKLQEELDELHNSEMWRAGKAVRALRPENAPEIKEKELV; this is encoded by the coding sequence ATGGCTTTAATCAACTTTGGTGGAGTAGAAGAAAATGTCATCACAAGAGATGAATTTCCACTAGCAAAAGCACAAGAAGTATTGGCAAATGAGACCGTGGCCATCATAGGTTATGGGGTACAAGGTCCAGGCCAGTCATTGAATTTACAGGACAACGGCATTAAGGTCATTGTAGGGCAGCGACAAGAATCCAAGACGTGGGATAAAGCGATCGCGGATGGTTGGGAGCCAGGCATAAGCCTTTTTCCGATTGAAGAAGCGCTGGAAAGAGCATCAATTATTTGTTATCTGCTTTCAGATGCTGCTCAAATTCAATTATGGCCAGTAGTCAAGAAGCATTTGACTGCAGGTAAGATGCTTTACTTTTCACATGGTTTTGGAGTGGCATACGCTGAAAAAACGGGTATTATACCACCAGCAGATGTTGACGTGGCATTAGTAGCACCGAAGGGATCGGGTACAAGTTTGCGGAGATTATTTTTAGAGGGGAAAGGCCTGAATTCATCTTTTGCTATCCATCAAGATGCTACAGGAAAAGCTAAGGACAGAATTGTAGCATTAGGCATTGGTGTTGGTTCTGGCTATTTGTTTGAAACGACATTTATTAAAGAAGTTACCTCTGACCTTACAGGTGAGCGAGGTACGCTTATGGGGGCTATTCAAGGCCTTTTTATGGCACAATATGAAGTTTTAAGAGCCAATGGTCATTCTCCGTCGGAAGCTTTCAATGAAACAGTGGAGGAAGCTACGCAATCCTTGTATCCACTTGTAGCTGAAAATGGAATGGACTGGATGTACGCTAATTGCTCTACTACAGCACAACGAGGAGCCCTAGATTGGAAGGATAAATTTCATGCAGCTACAAAACCTGTTTTTGAAGAATTATATGCTTCAGTAGTGGCGGGCACAGAGGCACAAAGGAGTATTGATTCCAATTCACAGACAGACTACCGGGAGAAACTTCAGGAAGAACTGGACGAACTGCATAACTCTGAAATGTGGAGGGCTGGAAAAGCTGTAAGAGCCTTAAGGCCGGAAAATGCGCCTGAAATCAAAGAAAAAGAACTGGTGTAA
- a CDS encoding 2-isopropylmalate synthase — MSNQKIQIFDTTLRDGEQVPGCKLNTKEKVEVAKRLEALGVDVIEAGFPISSPGDFESVAAIASVVRDAVVCGLSRAVEKDIITAAESLQKAVRPRIHTGIGTSESHIRFKLNSTPEKIVERAVSAVALAKRYVEDVEFYAEDAGRTDNEFLAFICEKAVQAGATVLNIPDTTGYCLPEEYGAKIKFLKENVKGVHNVTLSTHCHNDLGMATANSISGVINGATQIECTINGIGERAGNTALEEVVMVLKQHPLLNKTTGVDSRQLNAISKYVSETMRVPVQPNKAIVGANAFAHSSGIHQDGVIKKRETYEIIDPKEVGVDHSSIVLTARSGRAALAYRMKNIGYELTRDELDIVYKSFLDTADAKKEVLDDDLHEIAANRLKVAV, encoded by the coding sequence ATGTCAAATCAAAAAATACAAATCTTCGACACAACGCTCAGAGACGGTGAGCAAGTGCCTGGATGTAAGTTAAATACCAAAGAGAAGGTTGAAGTCGCCAAGCGACTTGAAGCCTTAGGTGTAGATGTAATTGAGGCAGGTTTTCCTATCTCAAGCCCAGGAGATTTCGAATCTGTAGCGGCAATAGCATCTGTAGTTAGAGACGCTGTGGTCTGCGGCCTTAGTAGGGCTGTTGAAAAAGATATCATTACGGCAGCCGAATCATTACAGAAAGCGGTCAGACCAAGAATTCATACGGGAATCGGTACATCTGAATCACATATTCGGTTTAAACTTAATTCAACACCTGAAAAAATAGTAGAAAGAGCGGTTTCCGCAGTCGCATTGGCTAAAAGGTATGTTGAAGATGTTGAGTTTTATGCCGAAGACGCTGGTAGAACCGATAATGAGTTTCTAGCCTTTATTTGTGAGAAGGCAGTTCAAGCCGGTGCCACGGTCTTGAATATTCCAGACACCACAGGGTACTGTTTACCTGAGGAATATGGTGCGAAGATTAAATTCCTAAAGGAAAACGTGAAGGGAGTTCATAATGTAACCCTTTCAACGCATTGTCACAATGATCTTGGTATGGCTACGGCCAACTCCATTTCTGGGGTGATTAATGGAGCCACACAAATCGAATGTACGATCAACGGAATCGGCGAAAGAGCAGGAAACACCGCTTTAGAAGAGGTGGTGATGGTTTTGAAGCAACATCCACTTTTGAATAAAACCACTGGCGTTGATTCAAGGCAATTAAATGCCATTTCAAAATATGTATCCGAAACAATGCGTGTTCCCGTACAGCCAAACAAGGCAATAGTAGGTGCAAATGCTTTTGCCCACTCTTCTGGTATACACCAAGATGGTGTTATTAAAAAACGTGAGACCTACGAGATAATAGATCCAAAAGAGGTGGGTGTAGATCATTCTTCCATTGTGCTTACGGCCAGAAGTGGAAGAGCAGCTCTGGCTTATCGCATGAAAAATATTGGGTATGAACTGACCAGAGACGAATTAGATATCGTTTACAAGAGCTTTTTAGATACTGCAGATGCTAAGAAAGAGGTGCTAGATGATGATCTGCATGAAATTGCCGCGAATAGACTTAAAGTAGCCGTATAA
- the leuC gene encoding 3-isopropylmalate dehydratase large subunit — protein MGKTLFDKVWDAHVVKSLVGDIDVLYIDRHLIHEVTSPQAFSELEKRGLSLFRKEKMVATPDHNIPTKDQHLPIKEALSRHQVDTLLANCEKHNVELYGLGHPFQGIVHVIGPELGITLPGRTMVCGDSHTSTHGAFGAVAFGIGTSQVAQVMASQCLLQSRPKTMRVTVDGELNKGVLAKDIILYIIAQLTAAGGTGYFIEYAGSTIERLSMEARMTICNMSIEMGARGGMIAPDQTTFDYIQGREFAPKGEAFESAVEYWKTLHTDADAVFDKEYHFDATDIEPMITYGTNPGMGIKITKAVPSHLGEGSVESYNKSLDYMGFKPGESLLGKPINHVFIGSCTNSRIEDLRIVADYVKGKKKAENVSAMIVPGSKQVEKQAIAEGLDQVLLEAGFELREPGCSACLGMNEDKVPTGEYCVSTSNRNFEGRQGPGARTLLASPLVAAVTAIEGRIVDITKHLN, from the coding sequence ATGGGAAAGACATTATTCGATAAGGTATGGGATGCCCATGTAGTTAAAAGCTTGGTAGGTGATATAGATGTATTATATATCGATCGGCATTTGATACATGAAGTCACAAGTCCTCAAGCATTTTCTGAGTTAGAAAAACGCGGTCTTTCGCTATTCAGAAAGGAGAAAATGGTCGCAACACCCGATCATAATATTCCAACAAAAGATCAGCATTTACCAATTAAGGAGGCATTATCAAGACACCAAGTAGATACGCTTTTAGCCAACTGTGAAAAGCATAATGTGGAATTATATGGTCTAGGCCATCCTTTTCAAGGAATTGTTCACGTGATAGGCCCTGAATTAGGAATCACATTACCGGGTAGAACCATGGTGTGCGGAGACAGTCATACGTCTACCCATGGGGCCTTTGGCGCTGTGGCATTTGGTATTGGTACCAGTCAAGTTGCGCAGGTTATGGCGAGCCAGTGTCTATTGCAAAGTCGCCCTAAAACCATGAGGGTTACTGTTGATGGGGAATTGAACAAAGGCGTTTTAGCCAAGGATATTATCCTCTACATCATAGCGCAATTGACTGCAGCTGGAGGAACGGGATACTTTATAGAATACGCCGGTTCTACAATCGAAAGGCTTTCCATGGAAGCGCGCATGACGATTTGTAATATGAGCATAGAAATGGGGGCTAGAGGAGGCATGATTGCACCAGACCAAACCACATTCGACTACATTCAAGGAAGAGAGTTTGCACCAAAAGGCGAAGCGTTCGAATCAGCTGTTGAGTATTGGAAAACACTCCATACGGATGCAGATGCTGTTTTTGACAAAGAATATCACTTCGATGCAACGGACATAGAACCCATGATTACCTACGGTACTAACCCCGGTATGGGAATTAAAATCACTAAAGCTGTACCGAGCCATTTAGGCGAGGGGAGCGTAGAAAGTTATAATAAGTCGTTGGATTACATGGGATTTAAGCCAGGAGAATCACTTTTAGGCAAACCCATTAACCATGTGTTTATTGGCAGTTGTACGAATTCGAGAATTGAAGATTTAAGAATTGTTGCCGATTACGTGAAAGGTAAGAAGAAAGCCGAAAATGTCTCTGCGATGATTGTTCCAGGTTCTAAGCAGGTAGAAAAACAAGCTATAGCCGAAGGACTTGATCAAGTATTACTAGAGGCTGGTTTTGAACTGAGAGAACCTGGTTGTTCAGCTTGCTTGGGAATGAATGAAGATAAAGTGCCTACCGGAGAATATTGCGTATCGACCTCAAACAGAAATTTTGAGGGGAGGCAAGGCCCAGGGGCACGAACCCTTTTAGCGAGTCCGTTAGTGGCCGCCGTGACTGCTATAGAAGGTAGAATTGTGGATATAACTAAACACTTGAATTAA
- the leuD gene encoding 3-isopropylmalate dehydratase small subunit, whose amino-acid sequence MDKFEKVVSTAVPLAIEDIDTDQIIPARFLKATSREGFGDNLFRDWRYNPDNTPKADFVLNNPSYMGEILVSGRNFGCGSSREHAAWSLYDYGFKVIVSSFFADIFKGNALNNGLLPVQVSETFLKALLDAITANPTTKISVDLAAQKIRFNDLEESFEVNPYKKECLINGYDDIDYLVNLKDEIAAYESASVVI is encoded by the coding sequence ATGGATAAGTTCGAAAAGGTGGTTTCCACTGCCGTACCATTAGCCATAGAGGATATTGATACTGATCAGATTATTCCAGCGAGGTTTCTGAAAGCGACCTCTCGAGAAGGGTTTGGGGATAATCTGTTCAGAGATTGGCGGTACAATCCTGACAATACACCAAAAGCGGATTTCGTCTTAAACAATCCAAGTTATATGGGTGAAATATTAGTGTCTGGCCGAAACTTCGGTTGTGGCTCGTCTCGGGAACATGCGGCTTGGTCATTATATGATTATGGATTCAAAGTGATCGTGTCGAGTTTCTTTGCCGATATTTTTAAAGGAAATGCATTAAATAATGGCCTTTTGCCAGTACAGGTAAGTGAGACATTTCTAAAGGCTTTGTTAGATGCCATAACGGCCAATCCGACGACTAAGATCAGTGTCGATTTAGCAGCACAAAAGATTAGATTTAATGATCTAGAGGAGTCATTCGAAGTAAATCCTTACAAAAAAGAGTGCTTGATCAATGGTTATGATGATATAGACTATCTGGTGAACCTAAAGGACGAAATAGCCGCATATGAATCGGCCTCTGTTGTTATTTAA